In Candidatus Roseilinea sp., one DNA window encodes the following:
- a CDS encoding chitooligosaccharide deacetylase yields MTNGEPVFTWPDGKRAAVSLSFDDARSSQLDNGLPIFKRCGVRVTFYVSPARVRERLDDWQAAAAAGHEMGNHTVTHPCSGNFPWSRGNALEDYTLDRIERELLEANAFIRETLGSTPTTFAYCCGQKYVGRGTELQSYVPLVARHFVVGRGFRDESVNDPGFVDLAQACGIESDGASFEDLRGWIESAQAVGGWVIFIAHDIGDDFARQAIRPDVLEAVCRYCADPNNGLWLDTVAAVGAWIRRWQSRRIDPNP; encoded by the coding sequence ATGACAAATGGTGAGCCCGTTTTTACTTGGCCCGACGGCAAGCGCGCGGCCGTCAGCCTGAGCTTTGACGATGCGCGATCTTCACAGCTCGACAACGGTTTACCCATCTTTAAGCGTTGCGGAGTCCGAGTAACGTTCTACGTTTCGCCGGCTCGTGTGCGCGAGCGGCTCGATGACTGGCAAGCAGCGGCCGCTGCCGGCCATGAGATGGGTAACCACACCGTCACGCATCCGTGCAGCGGCAACTTTCCGTGGTCGCGCGGAAATGCGCTCGAGGACTACACGCTTGACCGCATAGAGCGGGAACTCCTGGAGGCTAACGCCTTCATTCGAGAGACGTTAGGTTCAACGCCGACGACATTCGCTTACTGTTGTGGGCAGAAATATGTGGGCCGCGGAACCGAATTGCAGAGTTACGTGCCACTCGTGGCACGCCATTTCGTCGTGGGGCGCGGTTTCCGCGACGAGTCCGTCAACGATCCGGGATTCGTCGACCTGGCTCAGGCTTGCGGCATAGAGAGCGACGGCGCGTCGTTCGAGGACCTGCGCGGTTGGATCGAATCCGCCCAGGCAGTGGGCGGCTGGGTGATCTTCATCGCGCACGACATCGGCGACGATTTCGCGCGCCAGGCCATCCGCCCGGATGTGCTAGAAGCGGTGTGCCGCTATTGCGCCGACCCAAACAACGGGCTGTGGCTTGATACCGTCGCTGCCGTAGGCGCATGGATCCGGCGTTGGCAGAGCCGGCGCATTGATCCGAATCCATAG
- the kdnA gene encoding 8-amino-3,8-dideoxy-alpha-D-manno-octulosonate transaminase, protein MAGSKLAIEGGTPAVTQPVPPMYPGGMRIGLEEEQAVLDVLRSKRLFRYYGPGESVSRVDMLEKAFAAHVGVRRCVAVSSGTAALLGALAGLGVGPGDEVIVPAYTWIATASAVIALGAVPILAEIDASLTLDPADVARKITSRTQAIAAVHMRGGPCRMDALLEIARQHGIGLLEDVAQANGASYGGRKLGSLGDVGAFSLQFNKIITCGEGGLITTDDEAIWKRALMYHDVVGGSRNGIPDEETLLGINLRMSELQGAVALAQLNKLEAIVRDMRRNKAVLKASVADLARQKGVTLRDEPDAEGDAGICLVFFAPSSERAQRITAALSAEGLPASVIYSGTKDYHVYCDWTPILQQRSWAGGAPWIWHPPVAYDRDMCPRTLDLLQRAVHLDISPDLTGDQIEEMSDGLAKVLNALL, encoded by the coding sequence ATGGCTGGAAGCAAGCTCGCAATCGAGGGCGGCACACCGGCGGTGACTCAGCCTGTGCCACCGATGTATCCAGGCGGCATGCGCATCGGCCTAGAGGAAGAGCAAGCGGTGCTGGACGTCCTGCGCTCGAAGCGATTGTTCCGCTATTACGGACCGGGCGAGAGCGTGTCTCGCGTGGATATGCTGGAGAAAGCCTTCGCCGCTCATGTAGGCGTGCGACGGTGCGTTGCGGTGTCATCGGGCACGGCGGCGCTGCTAGGCGCGCTGGCCGGCCTAGGCGTCGGTCCGGGCGACGAGGTGATCGTGCCGGCTTACACATGGATCGCCACCGCATCGGCGGTCATCGCCCTGGGGGCAGTGCCGATCTTAGCCGAGATAGACGCATCGCTCACGCTCGACCCGGCAGATGTCGCGCGCAAGATCACGTCACGCACTCAGGCGATTGCAGCCGTGCACATGCGTGGCGGCCCATGCCGCATGGACGCGCTGCTGGAGATTGCCCGACAGCACGGCATCGGTCTGCTCGAGGATGTCGCCCAGGCCAATGGCGCCAGCTACGGCGGCCGCAAGCTGGGCAGCCTGGGGGATGTCGGCGCATTCAGCTTGCAATTCAACAAAATCATCACCTGCGGTGAAGGCGGCTTGATCACGACCGATGACGAGGCCATTTGGAAGCGCGCGCTCATGTATCACGATGTAGTCGGCGGCAGTCGTAACGGTATCCCCGATGAGGAAACCCTGCTGGGGATCAACCTGCGCATGAGTGAGCTGCAGGGCGCGGTCGCGCTCGCGCAGTTGAACAAGCTCGAGGCGATCGTGAGGGACATGCGGCGCAACAAGGCGGTGTTGAAGGCGAGCGTCGCCGACCTTGCGCGGCAGAAAGGGGTTACCTTGCGCGACGAACCTGATGCCGAAGGCGACGCCGGCATTTGCCTGGTGTTCTTCGCGCCTTCGTCAGAACGGGCGCAGCGGATCACTGCAGCGCTCAGCGCCGAGGGGCTGCCGGCTTCTGTGATCTATTCTGGCACGAAAGACTACCACGTGTACTGCGATTGGACCCCGATCCTGCAGCAGCGCTCGTGGGCAGGCGGCGCGCCGTGGATTTGGCATCCGCCGGTCGCATACGACCGCGACATGTGTCCGCGCACGCTCGATCTGTTACAGCGTGCCGTGCACCTCGACATCAGCCCGGACCTGACCGGCGACCAGATCGAGGAGATGTCGGATGGCCTGGCCAAGGTGCTCAACGCCTTGTTGTAG
- a CDS encoding dehydrogenase, whose translation MDNEKLRLGFVGVGMMGQTAHLRNFAALKECEVVAIAELREETARRVAQRYGVPRVYRTYSDMLAHERLDGLVCIQPFNRHGVLVGELLRTGLPILTEKPLAASVEVGERLVKTAQEAGTWHMVAYHKRSDPAAICAREHIRQFQQSGELGRLRYVRITMPPGEWIAGGFNDLIVGGDPAPALEFDPPASDLSPEDYADYVRFVNYYIHQVNLMRFLLSEPYRVTYADPRQVLLIGESASGATCAIEMAPYQTTLDWQESALVCFERGYVRLDLPPPLALNRAGRVEVFKDPGKGKTPQRIEPVLPPVHAHRQQAINFLRAIRGECRPPCDSVEALEDLRLAREYFCLLRAR comes from the coding sequence ATGGACAACGAGAAGTTGCGCCTCGGCTTCGTCGGCGTCGGCATGATGGGCCAGACCGCGCATCTACGAAACTTCGCCGCGCTCAAAGAGTGCGAGGTCGTTGCGATCGCCGAGCTGCGCGAAGAGACGGCTCGCCGCGTAGCACAACGCTACGGCGTGCCACGCGTTTATCGCACCTACAGCGACATGCTGGCGCACGAACGGCTCGACGGCCTCGTCTGTATCCAGCCCTTTAACCGCCATGGCGTTCTAGTCGGCGAGTTGCTGCGAACGGGTCTGCCCATCCTCACCGAGAAGCCGCTGGCAGCTTCGGTGGAAGTGGGCGAGCGATTGGTGAAGACAGCGCAAGAAGCCGGCACTTGGCACATGGTCGCCTATCACAAGCGCAGCGATCCGGCGGCGATATGCGCGCGCGAGCACATCCGGCAATTCCAGCAAAGCGGCGAGTTGGGCCGGCTGCGCTACGTGCGTATCACCATGCCGCCCGGTGAATGGATCGCCGGCGGCTTCAACGACCTAATCGTCGGCGGTGATCCGGCACCGGCGCTGGAGTTCGATCCGCCGGCGTCCGATCTCTCGCCCGAGGACTACGCCGACTACGTGCGCTTCGTGAACTATTACATCCACCAGGTCAATCTGATGCGCTTCTTGCTGAGCGAGCCGTATCGCGTGACCTACGCCGACCCGCGTCAGGTCTTGCTAATTGGCGAGAGCGCGAGCGGCGCAACGTGCGCCATCGAAATGGCGCCCTACCAAACGACGCTGGACTGGCAAGAGAGCGCGCTGGTCTGCTTCGAGCGCGGCTATGTGCGATTAGATTTACCGCCACCGTTAGCGCTGAACCGCGCCGGCCGCGTCGAGGTGTTCAAGGATCCGGGCAAGGGCAAGACGCCGCAGCGCATCGAACCCGTCTTGCCACCGGTGCACGCCCATCGGCAGCAGGCGATCAATTTCCTGCGCGCCATCCGAGGCGAATGCCGGCCGCCCTGTGACTCTGTCGAGGCGCTGGAAGACCTGCGCCTGGCCCGCGAGTACTTCTGCTTGCTTCGCGCGCGCTGA
- a CDS encoding tagatose 3-epimerase has translation MQFGINTFLFTFPFTNKSAKLFPQFKAWGFDSVEIAIDDPAGYDPHFIRSALDRHGLACNTVCGAFGPDRDLRGAPEHQQNSLRYMMAMLDQMEVLGAKILAGPVYSAVGRAEATPPRERARQWKTVVKHLKRLCDYAGERGMRIAVEPLNRFETDFLNTVDDALALVADVDSPAIGLHYDTFHMNIEEKFQGDAIRRAGDRLIHFHACGCDRGTPGSDHIDWKGIAAALRAVKYDGDVTIESFTQDVKVIARAAAIWRQIEPSREDIAVKGLAFLRQRLKR, from the coding sequence ATGCAATTCGGCATCAACACCTTCCTGTTCACCTTCCCCTTCACGAATAAGAGCGCCAAACTCTTCCCGCAGTTCAAGGCTTGGGGATTCGACTCGGTCGAGATCGCCATTGATGACCCGGCCGGCTACGATCCACACTTCATCCGCAGCGCGCTCGACCGGCACGGGTTGGCCTGCAACACGGTGTGCGGCGCGTTCGGCCCCGATCGCGACTTGCGCGGCGCGCCGGAGCACCAGCAGAACAGCCTGCGCTACATGATGGCCATGCTGGACCAGATGGAAGTGCTGGGCGCGAAGATCCTGGCTGGGCCGGTGTATTCGGCCGTCGGCCGTGCCGAGGCCACCCCGCCGCGCGAGCGCGCCCGCCAATGGAAGACGGTGGTCAAGCACCTCAAGCGGCTGTGCGACTACGCCGGCGAAAGGGGCATGCGCATCGCCGTCGAGCCGCTCAACCGCTTCGAGACGGATTTCCTGAACACCGTGGACGACGCGCTGGCGCTGGTCGCCGATGTGGATAGCCCGGCCATTGGCCTGCATTACGACACCTTCCACATGAACATCGAAGAGAAGTTCCAGGGCGATGCCATCCGGCGCGCCGGCGACCGGCTGATCCACTTCCACGCCTGCGGCTGCGACCGCGGCACGCCGGGCAGCGATCACATTGACTGGAAGGGCATCGCCGCCGCGCTGAGGGCAGTGAAGTACGACGGCGACGTGACCATCGAGTCGTTCACCCAGGACGTGAAGGTGATCGCGCGCGCGGCAGCGATCTGGCGGCAGATCGAGCCGAGCCGCGAGGACATCGCCGTGAAGGGGCTGGCCTTCCTCAGGCAGCGGCTGAAGCGATAG
- the ugpE gene encoding sn-glycerol-3-phosphate transport system permease protein UgpE — protein sequence MAAISFRLKRHSAQWYARQIVRNVVVYGLLIGLGAIFILPFLWSVTSSLRETGAPLSFPPQFLPTQFNWQNYVRVFEMIPFATFFRNSVIVTAIAVFGELLSASLVAFGFARLRFPGRNLLFIVLLSTMMIPYPVTMIPSFILWVRGLGMANTFGPLVLPPFFGPAFSIFLLRQFFMTINTELDEAAKIDGASEFRIYWQIILPLAKPALATIAIFSFMANWNDFLTPLIYLSDRNLYTLALGINFLRNMRGGGELALQMAGAVMFVAPCIILYFLAQRFVIQGIVTTGLKG from the coding sequence ATGGCGGCGATCTCCTTCCGGCTCAAGCGCCACTCGGCGCAGTGGTACGCGCGCCAAATCGTGCGCAACGTCGTGGTCTATGGCCTGTTGATCGGCCTGGGCGCGATCTTCATCCTGCCCTTCCTGTGGTCGGTCACGTCGTCGCTGCGCGAGACCGGCGCGCCGCTCAGCTTCCCGCCGCAGTTCCTGCCCACCCAGTTCAATTGGCAGAACTACGTGCGCGTGTTCGAGATGATCCCCTTCGCCACATTCTTCCGCAACAGTGTGATCGTCACGGCGATCGCAGTGTTCGGCGAGCTGCTTTCGGCCTCGCTGGTGGCGTTCGGGTTCGCACGGTTGCGCTTCCCGGGGCGCAATCTGCTGTTCATCGTCTTGCTCAGCACGATGATGATCCCCTATCCGGTCACCATGATCCCCAGCTTCATCCTGTGGGTGCGCGGGTTGGGGATGGCCAATACGTTCGGCCCGCTGGTGCTGCCGCCGTTCTTCGGCCCGGCGTTCTCCATCTTCCTGTTGCGCCAGTTCTTCATGACCATCAACACCGAGCTGGACGAGGCAGCCAAGATTGACGGGGCCAGCGAGTTCCGCATCTACTGGCAGATCATCTTGCCGCTGGCCAAGCCGGCGCTGGCCACCATCGCCATCTTCTCGTTCATGGCCAACTGGAACGACTTCCTCACACCGCTGATCTACCTAAGCGACCGCAACTTGTATACCCTGGCGCTGGGCATCAACTTCCTGCGCAACATGCGCGGCGGTGGCGAGCTGGCGTTGCAGATGGCCGGCGCGGTGATGTTCGTCGCGCCATGCATCATCCTCTACTTCCTGGCGCAGCGCTTCGTGATCCAGGGCATCGTCACCACCGGCCTGAAGGGATGA
- the togM gene encoding sugar ABC transporter permease: MAQAVAAPVAAPRKRGVFGSPLTRREAIMGYLFISPWLIGFVVFLAGPIIASFVLSFTRYSPGRDPVWLGLSNYARMFSDDLFYHSLRVTSVYTLFSVPLGLVTALGLAVLLNQKVIGQRIFRTIFYLPSLISGVAVAIVFAWIFNARFGIVNYFLSLLGVPGPNWLGDPEWTMPAFILMSLWGVGGTVVIFIAALQGVPLELYEAAQLDGAGSWKRFWHITLPMISPVILFSLITGIIGTFQTFAVSYIMTGGGPANASLFYLLYLYRNAFTWFEMGYASALAWFLFLIILICTAILLRTSDLWVHYEGLGRK; the protein is encoded by the coding sequence ATGGCACAGGCAGTTGCAGCTCCGGTAGCCGCGCCGCGCAAACGCGGCGTGTTCGGCTCGCCGCTCACCCGACGCGAAGCGATCATGGGCTATCTGTTCATCAGCCCATGGCTGATCGGTTTCGTGGTCTTCCTGGCCGGCCCGATCATCGCCTCGTTCGTGCTCAGCTTCACGCGCTACAGCCCTGGCCGCGACCCGGTCTGGCTCGGCTTGAGCAACTATGCGCGCATGTTCAGTGATGACTTGTTCTATCACTCGCTGCGCGTCACTTCGGTCTACACGCTCTTCAGCGTCCCGTTGGGGCTGGTCACCGCGCTGGGGCTGGCCGTGTTGCTCAATCAGAAGGTCATCGGCCAGCGCATCTTCCGCACCATCTTCTACCTGCCTTCGCTCATCTCCGGCGTGGCCGTGGCGATCGTGTTCGCGTGGATCTTCAACGCGCGCTTCGGGATCGTCAACTACTTCCTCTCGCTGCTCGGCGTGCCGGGGCCGAACTGGCTGGGCGACCCGGAATGGACGATGCCGGCCTTCATCCTGATGAGCCTGTGGGGCGTGGGCGGCACGGTGGTGATCTTCATCGCTGCGCTCCAGGGCGTGCCGCTGGAGCTATACGAAGCTGCCCAGTTGGACGGCGCCGGGAGCTGGAAGCGCTTCTGGCATATCACGCTGCCGATGATCTCGCCGGTCATCTTGTTCTCGCTCATCACCGGCATCATCGGCACCTTCCAGACCTTCGCCGTGTCGTACATCATGACCGGCGGCGGGCCGGCCAACGCCAGCCTGTTCTACCTGCTCTATCTCTACCGCAATGCCTTCACTTGGTTCGAGATGGGCTACGCCTCGGCCCTGGCGTGGTTCCTGTTTCTCATCATCTTGATTTGCACGGCGATCTTGCTACGCACCTCCGACCTGTGGGTGCATTACGAAGGGTTGGGGAGGAAGTAA
- the moxR1 gene encoding ATPase yields the protein MDSHRTPEPRTAIERLLYEVKKVIVGQDHLLERLAVALLARGHILVEGVPGLAKTMTIKTLAEAIGGSFKRIQFTPDLVPADLVGTRIYNQKTGEFNVALGPVFTNLLLADEINRAPAKVQSALLEVMQERQVTIGGETFKVPNPFLVMATQNPIESEGTYDLPEAQVDRFMMKVIVGYPTPTEEFVIVERMTGYLDAVQKVLTTDQLLDLQKRAYQVYVDPALIEYAIRVVNATRQPKDVGLKELERYIMFGASPRASINLILTAKALAFVRGRTYALPDDVVDMALDVLRHRVVLSYEALSDNITSDELIKRILDRIPIPVVPLHEHANVRVNA from the coding sequence ATGGATTCGCACAGAACGCCTGAACCCCGGACGGCGATCGAGCGTCTGCTCTACGAAGTGAAGAAAGTGATCGTCGGCCAAGATCATCTGCTGGAGCGCCTGGCGGTCGCGCTGCTGGCGCGCGGGCACATCCTCGTCGAGGGTGTGCCGGGACTGGCCAAGACCATGACGATCAAGACGCTCGCCGAAGCCATCGGTGGGTCGTTCAAGCGCATTCAGTTCACTCCCGACCTGGTGCCTGCCGATTTGGTGGGCACACGCATCTACAACCAGAAGACCGGCGAGTTCAACGTCGCGCTCGGCCCGGTCTTCACCAACCTGCTGTTGGCCGACGAGATCAACCGCGCGCCGGCCAAGGTGCAGAGCGCGCTGCTCGAAGTGATGCAGGAGCGCCAGGTCACGATCGGCGGCGAGACCTTCAAGGTGCCCAACCCCTTCTTGGTCATGGCCACCCAAAACCCGATCGAATCTGAGGGCACCTACGACCTGCCCGAAGCGCAGGTGGACCGCTTCATGATGAAGGTGATCGTGGGCTACCCTACGCCGACCGAGGAGTTCGTCATCGTCGAGCGCATGACCGGCTATCTGGACGCCGTGCAAAAGGTGCTGACCACCGATCAGTTGCTCGACCTGCAAAAGCGCGCGTATCAAGTGTATGTGGATCCGGCGCTGATCGAATATGCCATTCGCGTGGTGAATGCAACGCGGCAGCCCAAAGACGTCGGCCTGAAGGAGCTGGAGCGGTATATCATGTTCGGGGCCAGCCCGCGCGCCTCCATCAACCTCATCCTCACGGCCAAGGCACTCGCCTTCGTGCGTGGCCGCACCTATGCGCTCCCCGACGACGTGGTGGACATGGCGCTGGATGTGCTGCGCCATCGCGTCGTTTTGTCGTACGAGGCGCTCTCCGACAACATCACCAGCGATGAGCTGATCAAGCGCATCCTCGACCGCATTCCGATCCCTGTGGTGCCGTTGCATGAACACGCCAACGTTCGCGTCAACGCCTGA
- a CDS encoding L-methionine gamma-lyase → MNTPEPQPGIQTRMIQGARPFNETAAVMPPIYQTATYQLPTPEAGADYATEVAPAQFYTRYGSPNNKQVEALLAALEGSEAALALGSGMAAVSTALLSNLRAGDHVVAQRTHYTATLSLLSDVLPRFGVEVTQVDQRDTEAFARAMRPNTRIVYTETPTNPTMDLTDLRATAAIAHAQGALAITDNTFASAYNQRPLALGYDLVVHSATKYMNGHSDVTAGVICGPRALIEKAWEHMRINGPLLHPFEAWLLRRGLLTYGLRMARHNANGLAVAQFLEKHPAVAKVHYPGLESHPQHALAKRQMPGGFGGMIAFEVKGGYDAAYRVIGRTKLCILAVSLGGVETLITHPASMVHSQQTDEQRAQAGIAPGLIRLSVGCEDVEDIIADLDQALA, encoded by the coding sequence ATGAACACACCCGAACCACAGCCCGGCATCCAGACGCGCATGATCCAGGGCGCGCGACCGTTCAACGAGACGGCGGCCGTCATGCCGCCCATCTACCAGACCGCGACGTATCAGTTGCCCACGCCGGAGGCTGGCGCGGACTACGCCACCGAAGTTGCGCCGGCGCAGTTCTACACCCGCTACGGCTCGCCGAACAACAAGCAGGTCGAGGCGCTGCTCGCTGCGCTCGAAGGCAGCGAGGCCGCGTTGGCCTTGGGCAGCGGCATGGCCGCGGTTAGCACGGCGCTGCTGTCGAACCTCCGGGCCGGCGACCACGTCGTGGCCCAGCGCACCCACTACACCGCCACGCTGTCGCTGTTGAGCGACGTGCTGCCGCGCTTCGGCGTCGAAGTCACGCAGGTGGATCAGCGCGACACGGAGGCGTTCGCGCGCGCCATGCGGCCGAACACGCGCATCGTCTACACCGAGACGCCCACCAACCCGACCATGGACTTGACCGACCTGCGCGCCACTGCCGCGATCGCCCATGCGCAGGGCGCACTCGCAATTACCGACAACACTTTCGCCTCAGCCTATAACCAGCGCCCGCTCGCGCTGGGCTATGACCTGGTCGTTCACAGCGCGACGAAGTACATGAACGGCCACAGCGACGTAACCGCCGGCGTGATCTGCGGCCCGCGCGCGCTGATCGAGAAAGCGTGGGAGCACATGCGCATCAACGGGCCGCTGCTGCACCCGTTCGAGGCGTGGTTGCTGCGGCGCGGCCTGCTGACCTACGGGCTGCGCATGGCGCGGCACAACGCGAATGGCCTGGCCGTCGCGCAGTTCCTGGAGAAACATCCGGCCGTGGCCAAGGTGCATTACCCCGGCCTCGAGTCGCACCCGCAGCACGCGCTGGCGAAGCGGCAAATGCCCGGCGGCTTCGGCGGGATGATCGCCTTCGAGGTGAAGGGCGGCTACGATGCGGCGTATCGTGTCATCGGGCGAACGAAGCTATGCATCCTCGCCGTCAGCCTGGGCGGCGTGGAGACGTTGATCACGCATCCGGCCTCAATGGTGCACTCGCAGCAGACCGACGAGCAGCGTGCCCAAGCCGGCATCGCGCCCGGACTGATCCGACTGTCGGTCGGCTGCGAGGATGTCGAAGACATCATTGCAGATTTGGATCAGGCGCTCGCGTAG
- a CDS encoding ABC transporter ATP-binding protein gives MTLLELKDVHTYYGNIHALKGISLAVEKGEIVTLIGSNGAGKSTTLRTISGLLTPRHGEVILEGQRIDHLPAHEIVARGVLQAPEGRRIFPRLTVRENLEMGAYQRRDADGIQRDMERVFTLFPRLRERIHQRGGTLSGGEQQMLAIGRALMGRPRVLLLDEPSMGLAPVLVEQIFNIIREINQQGTTILLVEQNARLALSIAHRGYVLETGRITLSGEGKSLLDNPKVKAAYLGEAGH, from the coding sequence ATGACCTTACTTGAGCTGAAAGACGTCCACACCTACTACGGCAACATCCACGCCCTCAAAGGCATCTCGCTGGCGGTCGAGAAGGGCGAGATCGTCACGCTGATCGGGTCGAACGGCGCCGGCAAGAGCACCACGCTGCGGACGATCTCCGGCCTGCTGACGCCGCGCCATGGCGAAGTGATCCTCGAGGGACAGCGCATTGACCACCTGCCCGCCCACGAGATCGTCGCCCGCGGCGTGCTCCAGGCCCCCGAAGGCCGGCGCATCTTCCCTAGGCTGACGGTGCGCGAGAACCTGGAGATGGGCGCGTATCAGCGCCGCGACGCCGACGGCATCCAGCGCGACATGGAGCGCGTGTTCACGCTCTTCCCACGCCTGCGCGAGCGCATCCATCAGCGCGGTGGCACGCTCTCCGGCGGCGAACAACAGATGCTGGCCATCGGCCGGGCGCTGATGGGCCGGCCACGCGTACTGTTGCTGGACGAACCGTCCATGGGCCTCGCGCCGGTGCTGGTGGAGCAGATCTTCAACATCATCCGTGAGATCAACCAGCAGGGCACGACCATCTTGCTCGTGGAGCAAAACGCGCGCCTGGCGCTCAGCATCGCCCATCGCGGCTATGTGCTGGAGACCGGCCGGATCACGCTCTCCGGCGAAGGGAAGAGCCTGCTCGACAATCCGAAGGTGAAGGCGGCCTACCTGGGCGAAGCGGGACACTGA
- a CDS encoding ABC transporter ATP-binding protein, with translation MALLEAQNVTKSFGGLTAVNNVSLTVERGSIVSVIGPNGAGKTTFFNVLTGIYKPDHGSIIFDGASIAGQRPDQITKQGIARTFQNIRLFNNMTAIENVLVGMHARLNAKMWQIIFQSPSVRAEEPRARARARELLKFVGLEGRFDELAKNLPYGDQRRLEIARALATEPKLILLDEPTAGMNPQETLEATRLIQRLRDELGLTVILIEHDMRVVMTISERISVLDYGEKIAEGKPEEIRANARVVEAYLGRGAVVAD, from the coding sequence ATGGCGCTACTCGAAGCACAAAATGTCACCAAATCCTTCGGCGGCCTGACCGCGGTGAACAACGTCTCGCTCACCGTGGAGCGCGGCAGCATCGTCAGCGTGATCGGCCCGAACGGCGCCGGCAAGACCACGTTCTTCAACGTGCTCACCGGCATCTATAAGCCCGATCACGGCAGCATCATCTTCGACGGCGCGTCCATCGCCGGCCAACGCCCTGACCAGATCACCAAGCAGGGCATTGCGCGCACCTTCCAGAACATCCGGCTGTTCAACAACATGACGGCGATCGAGAACGTGCTGGTGGGCATGCACGCGCGCCTGAACGCCAAGATGTGGCAGATCATCTTCCAGAGCCCGAGCGTGCGCGCCGAGGAGCCGCGTGCCCGTGCCCGCGCCCGCGAGCTGCTCAAGTTCGTCGGCCTCGAAGGCCGCTTCGACGAGCTAGCCAAGAACCTGCCCTACGGCGATCAGCGCCGATTGGAGATCGCGCGCGCCCTGGCCACCGAGCCGAAGCTGATCCTGTTGGACGAGCCGACCGCCGGCATGAACCCCCAGGAGACGCTCGAGGCTACGCGGCTGATCCAACGCCTGCGCGACGAACTCGGGCTGACGGTGATCCTGATCGAGCACGATATGCGCGTGGTCATGACCATCTCCGAGCGCATCTCGGTGTTGGACTACGGTGAGAAGATCGCCGAGGGCAAGCCGGAGGAGATTCGCGCCAACGCGCGGGTGGTCGAAGCGTATCTGGGGCGCGGCGCAGTCGTCGCCGATTGA